In Rhopalosiphum padi isolate XX-2018 chromosome 3, ASM2088224v1, whole genome shotgun sequence, the genomic stretch ttctatCATAGATAgattgaaaatagttttttatttatataaggtgacaaaataagaaaaaataatataaaaatattttacaattttctaaCATCTCCACTAAacggattataaattataatctggtCATGTAGTATTAAACAATAAGCTGCAGTCTTGTCCGGAATAAATGTATCTGTTTCAAATTCTATTCGTAAGTCTATGGTCGACGATTTAACGTTATCATTCTGATGTGATAAATCGACGACGACGATTGGAGTATAGgtttgaaaaacatgttttgataataatggCTCACAATAATCTCGCTCGTAGTATGATTTTTGAAAGTCTGTATAAGCTTTATACAATAAACTGgtagtattttttacaaaatcggcTCGAAAGTCTTCATATGGAAACACTTCAGAATTTAAGTGTACCTTAAGATTTTTTAATTGACAGTGATCGAACCGTCCAGCGtcgttttctaaatttttttttcgatcggTTTGTAatccaaacaaaataaatctagGTTTTTCAAGCAAGCTGCTAGACTTTATCGTCCATGAATGTGAAGTATTTCGAGGGAGTACCGGATATTCACACAGATTCCAGGTTCTGAACGCACATGATAACGTTTTGCGCGAATCCAATACTttcaacagttttaatttttctttatcagTGACTTTGATAATAGGCATCTTCCACGCCACCTTAGTCAGTTcaatcgtaatttttttatttttctcaacgTGTTCGGTGGCTCTGGCACCCACAACACGTATTGCATCCAAATCAGTAGACGaacgatttaaaattagttgTTGATTGCAATtgagtaaaatttttttataatcttcacAAAATCCGAATAAATGTTTTAGAGGAATGCATCCGGTAAACACATTGTCGGTCATGAAATTTGTATTATCTTCGCCGTCCATTGCCGAGTCCCAAGCACAGTTGTTTGTTTTCATTTCATTTGGAGTATAGGAGCAGAACGCTTTCAAGCAAGACGACACTCcgggtgattttaatttttgtatctcTATTCCATTTATTTCATATCGCATCTCAGAGAAAAAAAATGCCAATCcattatttgaaaaacgtaCGTCTCCAGCAGCATCGGGAGGTTTTTGTACCTTTCtttcaatgtaaataaaacTCTCACACTGTAAAGTGTAAGAATCCATATTCTggatatttattctaatttcaTCGTTATATGAAAAAGCCGTGTTTGAATACGGTGTAAACGAATGATATTGCTTTTGTGTTATTTTACAATCATCGACATAGCCGGCAGTCACATCTAAATATGAGTCATCCATCATTGTAACGAacgaagaaaatttaaattatttttcgtgaGTTTGGTTTCGTTTTTTTTCGATTTGGACGTAGACTTTTTCAGTGGTGGTTTAGATGTAGATTTCTTCACTTTCGGTACTACACTAACGGGTTTTTTGATGGTagcagtatttatattaaatttgagtgCCATATCACCGCGTTATTTGTAAACGAATTGTAATCGGTTCTCCCCTTAGATTTATTAGAAAATCGTTTTGATCTTTTAGTACGATATTTACATTACTTATTGAAGTTGTGTTGAGTCTGTTAAACACTGGGTGTCTAGGTACCTCAACGATCTTATATCCTGCAAGCACTGTCGGGTAAAGCTCATGTATGGTCTGACTCGGCGCTCCGTCAAAAAATGAACCAACAATCAAATTGCACTCtacttttatacagtttattctCATTATATTGACTGTATTTTCAGATTCGTGAGTAACACCAGTAGTGTATACGACGTTTCTAAAACCCAACAATTCAGCAACGCTGTTTTCGACTGAAAAGTCAATCTCATAGCTACAGGATATCATACGCTTTAATGTATTACTGtttgcttttaatttaaaatgggtAACATCGTCGGGCATGAATTTGTTTATAACAGATTCTAAATCCTCCAACTCGTACGAACCAGTAGGTATAATTACGTTTTCATTTTGACCAATAAAATTACGAAAACCTATTGCGTTACAACCAGGTTCTATGTTTGGAATTGAATTATTCGTCTGTAAACTCAAAAGACAAATCACTAGATTCTCCGTTTAACGTTATCGTGTacatgataaaaattttaaacacaagTGCCCTCAGTttgtagtaatatatttttgttctctgttataattataattaatagcgcatccgtgaaaatatttttgtacctcGAGCGGTGGTGATAAATTTCCAAAACTGTCGTAATATTCTACTTTTTTTCCGATTTTTTTATACGCTACCCAATGAGTTCCTGTACTATTCGCCGTATCCAAGTTGATAATCCCAGATTCCAAGTGCTTAGGACGAACTGGCAACATATCTCTGGTAAACACACCGATGAAATGAGGTATATCACGAGCGAATTTTAAAAGTTCGTATCGTACAACGCTCTACTGGGTAACGTGGCAATTAgttttttgattttctatatTGTTTCGCTTTTATAGCCCCACCACTTTTTTGTGGTGCTACACCAGATCCGATTTTGTATGAGTTGCCTTTATATGGAGTGAGATATAGTCTTTTGCCTAAATGCGATGGAGTGTttctattaaattcattaaccATCTTAACAACGTTGGCTACGCCACCagcacggatatagatactatggtTGCACGACGGCCCATATTGGATCACGGCATTGAGCGGCGCAGAATGTTCTTATCAAATCTGACAAAAAGTCGCGTACTATTAGTGCCCTCTACAGtcattattatagaaatctTGTACCATGTTACCACAGACTACATTTAGTTTGTGATGTTaccataactaataacaataatagaggCTATAGAGAGCGCTAGTATGACGCGACTTTCTATTCACCAGACGAACGGTCGTGTTTGTTGCTTACCGTATACGACATGTGTTCATGCCTTCCACACGCCAACGACTGATTTTTTGTTACCTTCTGCTTCATAAGTCGTTATTCTCGCCGCATTTCCgtcttaaatttagtatttcatGGCGTTGGATTCTACCCGGCTTATCAACATGTTCTATTTGATTCTTGTGAATGcttgtttatttcatatatgttaaatagtataaaaaattatgattatttagtaCCATGGCGTCTTGTCTTATTGAAAGTCATTATGTTTATAGCCCTAAAAGTGGTGATAGTCATCTATAGACCTGCAATTTACAACCATCATCGACCTACCTGTATacagttgaaaattattatcatttacattgattatatttagcACGATAAGTCAACTAGCTTTTAACGACAAGTAGATTTTTATAGTTCATAATCATCTGATTCatacaaatcaattatatattgtatgcaatACAGTGTCTTGACATTATGTTTATATCGTTTAACATTCATAAAATCTATAGGCTAAATTAGAATGtttgattatgaattattttggtacaaaatgtaattttgttcatttttaaaccacaattaataattcaaaatgtttattgtatttaggTACCTTCTGAACGAATAACATTAAAAGTTCTTGGACAAGACAATAgaataatacagtttaaaatcagaaaaatgACACAATTGGGTAAATTAATGAATACCTACTGTGAAAAAACTGTAAGTCTTAATATTTGTGTATGGGACATATTTCATCGAGAattcactaatataataatattaaatgcaataacttgtttaaaaaataattttttttaaacttcaatttaccttgtttattatgtatgtttttaacttttaactttttatagttGATTATCATTGTAGTGCAGTAAGTTGACtgttaacaacatttattttttatcatgcaGAACCAACGGAAAACTAATTCTTTCGATTTTggtcatttatttttctaatcatATATCATAAATTCGGAATGCCGTTGGATTCCACCCGGCTTATCAACATGTTCTATTTGATTCTTGTGAATGcttgtttatttcatatatgttaaatagtataaaaaattatgattatttagtaCCATGGCGTCTTGTCTTATTGAAAGTCATTATGTTTATAGCCCTAAAAGTGGTGATAGTCATCTATAGACCTGAAATTTACAACCATCATCGACCTACCTGTATacagttgaaaattattatcatttacattgattatatttagcACGATAAGTCAACTAGCTTTTAACGACAAGTAGATTTTTATAGTTCATAATCATCTGATTCatacaaatcaattatatattgtatgcaatACAGTGTCTTGACATTATGTTTATATCGTTTAACATTCATAAAATCTATAGGCTAAATTAGAATGtttgattatgaattattttggtacaaaatgtaattttgttcatttttaaaccacaattaataattcaaaatgtttattgtatttaggTACCTTCTGAACGAATAACATTAAAAGTTCTTGGACAAGACAATAgaataatacagtttaaaatcagaaaaatgACACAATTGGGTAAATTAATGAATACCTACTGTGAAAAAACTGTAAGTCTTAATATTTGTGTATGGGACATATTTCATCGAGAattcactaatataataatattaaatgcaataacttgtttaaaaaataattttttttaaacttcaatttaccttgtttattatgtatgtttttaacttttaactttttatagttGATTATCATTGTAGTGCAGTAAGTTGACtgttaacaacatttattttttatcatgcaGAACCAACGGAAAACTAATTCTTTCGATTTTggtcatttatttttctaatcatATATCATAAATTCGGAATGCCGTTGGATTCCACCCGGCTTATCAACATGTTCTATTTGATTCTTGTGAATGcttgtttatttcatatatgttaaatagtataaaaaattatgattatttagtaCCATGGCGTCTTGTCTTATTGAAAGTCATTATGTTTATAGCCCTAAAAGTGGTGATAGTCATCTATAGACCTGAAATTTACAACCATCATCGACCTACCTGTATacagttgaaaattattatcatttacattgattatatttagcACGATAAGTCAACTAGCTTTTAACG encodes the following:
- the LOC132925662 gene encoding uncharacterized protein LOC132925662; the protein is MDDSYLDVTAGYVDDCKITQKQYHSFTPYSNTAFSYNDEIRINIQNMDSYTLQCESFIYIERKVQKPPDAAGDVRFSNNGLAFFFSEMRYEINGIEIQKLKSPGVSSCLKAFCSYTPNEMKTNNCAWDSAMDGEDNTNFMTDNVFTGCIPLKHLFGFCEDYKKILLNCNQQLILNRSSTDLDAIRVVGARATEHVEKNKKITIELTKVAWKMPIIKVTDKEKLKLLKVLDSRKTLSCAFRTWNLCEYPVLPRNTSHSWTIKSSSLLEKPRFILFGLQTDRKKNLENDAGRFDHCQLKNLKVHLNSEVFPYEDFRADFVKNTTSLLYKAYTDFQKSYYERDYCEPLLSKHVFQTYTPIVVVDLSHQNDNVKSSTIDLRIEFETDTFIPDKTAAYCLILHDQIIIYNPFSGDVRKL